From Leptospira kirschneri serovar Cynopteri str. 3522 CT:
AGAGTTCCCACATTGAAAAAATCGATCTGTAAAGTTCAGATTCCAACTTCCAAAATCGCGAGTTCCTTAACACTGAACTCACTTTAATTTAAGATTATCGTTTGTAAAATAATACTCTTTGGGCTCATGAAAACGGTCCAAAATTAATAGATAATTAGAGTTGTTGAAAAATTCCATAGTGAAAATTCGTAAAATTGCTTCAATTGTTCATTCAATCCAATACAAACAGATCAAGAATTAATTTTTCAACAACTCTATTCTACAAAAATATAGAAGTTCTCAAAAATTATATCTAATTCTGAATTGTTGTTTTTTTGAAAAAGACTTCATATTCTACTTTTAAAACAAGCTCATCATAGTGCTCTTTTCATAGATTCCGAGCAGCAAACGTATTTCTAAAATTAACACTCAAGTCGATAGAGTTATCGGAAATAAATTTTCATTTCGTTGAAATGGGAAATTGAAGCGGTTTTGTTAAATTTCACTATTAAATTTTTCGACAACTCTAATATTAATTACTATCATTCAAATTTAGAAATGAGAACGAGTGGGGCTGGATTCTCAAAGGAACTTCCTTAAGACGGAACCATTAGAGCATTATAAATCCCTTAAGTAGATTTTTTAAAGCTCTACATCCCATTTGAGAATTCTTTCTGAAAAGTCACGCCGGAATCTCGAACTTGTTTCAGAGCTTCTCCATAACCTGCCAAAATTTTGAGTGCAAAATCGATTCGCCTTCTAATATAAGTATCTTCTTGACTTACGGGTTCGGGGCCATTAAGAACGTGTTCCGCATCTCTAACGATAATATGTTCGGGAATGTAACAGAGCCTGGTATTTTTATAACTGCTCATCCTAAGTTCGGCAATTGGATAGGCCCCTCCCCTACTCGCGGAAACCGCACATATCAAAACCGGTTTGTGACCAAGTAGAGTAGAGTTACAATAGAGAAGGAAGTTTTTTAGGCCGGGAGAGGCCATACCGGAATATTCCGGAGTTACAAAAACAAAAGCCTCCGCGTTTTTAAGTTCGGCTTCTATCGGTTTCCAAATCCTATCCCAAAACTCCCCACCTTCCCAAAAGGAATCATCCCAAACCGGAAGTTTATGATTTCCTAAATCAAGAATCCAACTCTGATGACCTAAAGATTCAAGTTTATTTCCTACCCAATTTGCGACCTTAACCGACTGTGAAATTTTTCTATGAGGACCGGCTATAATAGCGAACTTCATGTTTTCTCCATTTAAAGAATTTAATTAAAAATCATTTTAAAATAGTTATTTATCGTTTTTTCTAAAACCATAGCAGACTTTGGCTTTCGAAGTGTTTTTTTAATCTTTGATTCCGTATTTCTTTTTTAAAGAAGAAAGTTCTTTTAAAAATTTTTCCCTCTGTTGTGAAGAAAGTTTCCCGATCTGTAAAACGATCTTAGACTGAACCAATTTACGGGATGAAATGATTTCACCCCCCCTGCCTTCTTTTTGTTTTAAGAGTGCTTCCAGGTTTTTTACAGAAGTATCCTTTCCGGACTTAATCAGATCCGCCACCGATTTCTGATCGAGCCTCGCAATGGAACTCAATTGTTTTACGTATCTTTCGGTAAAACCTAAAATTTTAGAAACTTCTTCCGCCGTTTTTCTTTTTTCTTTTCTCAAAAATTGAATCGCACGTCCTACTTCCCAGGGGTTTAGGCTTTTTCTTTTTTCATTTTCCGCGAGAGCCATTTCAAAACATCTGTCTTCGGATGCCGAGGTTTCAATCGCAGGAATTGTATTCCATTTAAGAATTTTTGCAGCCTGGTATCTTCTTTCTCCCGCGACAATCTGATACTTTTTTCCGGACTTTCGGACTACGATCGGCTCGATCAATCCCAAGCGTTTCATAGATTCCACAAGATCGGAAACTTCTTCTTTTCCAAAAATCCTAGGCTGGGATGGATTGGGCACTATATCGGAAAGTTGTATTTCCGCTTTAGAAGATTCTTTTTCTCCAAAAGCGGTAAGAAGATCCATTCCCGCAAAATCAGATCGTTTAGCCATTTGAAATCCTCTCCATTAATTCCTCCGCTAAAGAAGAAAACATCTGCATAGCTTTGTTGTCGTATTCTCCCAAAAGTTTTTTCTTGGCCTGAGCCTGCGGAATCGATTCTCTTCTATAGACAACGGTATCAAAAACTTCAAAATATTTTCGAATGGCGTCCGCAAGTCCCGCAAGAGCACGCGCGTCTTCATACTGATTTAGAACGGCCCCCAAAAGATTGAGCGATGGATTTGCTTTTTTTTTAATTTTTAAAATTGTAGAATGTAAATCCTTTAGACCTTGAACGCTAAAAGCTCGTGTTTGAATCGGTATCAATACGTGATCGGCGGCGATCAAAGCATTTTCTAAAATCAGACCCAACGAGGGCGGACAATCTATGATAATATATTTATAACTAGAACGAACCGGTTTAAGCGCGTCTTTCAAAAGTTCAAAATCGTCCCTTTCATACGGAGTTGTAAAATTGGCCAGATGGATGGAAGAAGGTAATAAATCCAAATCCGGGGCGAGCCTAATCAACAATTCTTTTACTGGAATCTGATTCTCTCCCTTATAACCCAAAGAATGAAACACGGAATTTTCCACGGCACCAAAAAAAAGTTGAGTGATATTGGCCTGAGCGTCCCAGTCCACGAGGAGCACGGGTGCTGACTTAGAAAGCGCCTCCGCCAAACATACCGAAACCGTGGTTTTACCTTCTCCTCCTTTTTGGTTGGAAACTGCGATGATAGAGGAATCGTAGGTTTGTTTTTCGGTTTTTTGAAAATATTTTTCTATTACTTCACGATCAAATTTTCCTTTTCCGGCAGTCGGAATTTTCCATTCCTTCACCTTGGATAAGAATTCATCTTCCGAGGAAATTTCAAACTCATCTAAAATCTGTCTGATTGTTAGATTTTTAGAATTCATGAACCTTTAGTCTCTCCAGATCAATTTCATTTAGACAGATATACTCTGTCAAATCAAACTATGTCGCATCGATTTCAAAAACACTAAAAACTGTATTGCGTGGGTAGGGTAGGGCGGGTTAATCTGTCTTGATCCGTCAATTCAATCTTTCGGGGTGAAATGATTGCACCCCAGAATTGTCGGTAATTTAAACTTAGATAATAAACCTATGAAAATAAAACAAACTTCCTTTCTAATTTTAGCTTTACACTTTTTTTCGTTTTCACCGATTTACTCTCAAATCTCCACTTCGAACTCGGATGAAACTACCAAACCTTTTTCTACAAAAGAAAAACCCATTATAGCCGAAGAAACTTTTTTTAAAAAACTGATACGACAGTCTTCTTTTACAATACTCGCCGGAAGAAACGGAGGAGACAACATTTTCGAAACCGGTACCAAATACCCAAACCTTTCCGGACTTAAAGGAGGCTCTAGAATCACGTATGCAAGAGACTTCAACTACGCCGGGTTGGGGTTTACTCTTCGTTGGGAAAAATGGGAAGCCGATCTAAATCTAAAAACCACCGGACGTTATGTAAACGCAGGAGAGGGCAGGGACGAAGATTTCTTTTTAGGAGACCCGACGGTAGAAAGAGGAACCAAAATTTCGACGAGGGAATTCTCTTATTATGACACTCCTTATACTTTTATAGGTTCTCGAAATTTTGCGGACGGGAAGGGGCGTCTATCCATGAAAAACAATAGTCAATCTCTCATCCTAAGAAGATACTTCGGAGACGGAGAAGCCGACTATAGAAAAGAAGGAAAAGGATTTTATCTTACCGGCGGATTTCAATATACGTTTATGAAATACATTCTTTATGACGTGTTTCAATTTTTCGATTCTAGTCCGGTTTT
This genomic window contains:
- a CDS encoding NADPH-dependent FMN reductase gives rise to the protein MKFAIIAGPHRKISQSVKVANWVGNKLESLGHQSWILDLGNHKLPVWDDSFWEGGEFWDRIWKPIEAELKNAEAFVFVTPEYSGMASPGLKNFLLYCNSTLLGHKPVLICAVSASRGGAYPIAELRMSSYKNTRLCYIPEHIIVRDAEHVLNGPEPVSQEDTYIRRRIDFALKILAGYGEALKQVRDSGVTFQKEFSNGM
- a CDS encoding ParB/RepB/Spo0J family partition protein, with translation MAKRSDFAGMDLLTAFGEKESSKAEIQLSDIVPNPSQPRIFGKEEVSDLVESMKRLGLIEPIVVRKSGKKYQIVAGERRYQAAKILKWNTIPAIETSASEDRCFEMALAENEKRKSLNPWEVGRAIQFLRKEKRKTAEEVSKILGFTERYVKQLSSIARLDQKSVADLIKSGKDTSVKNLEALLKQKEGRGGEIISSRKLVQSKIVLQIGKLSSQQREKFLKELSSLKKKYGIKD
- a CDS encoding ParA family protein, giving the protein MNSKNLTIRQILDEFEISSEDEFLSKVKEWKIPTAGKGKFDREVIEKYFQKTEKQTYDSSIIAVSNQKGGEGKTTVSVCLAEALSKSAPVLLVDWDAQANITQLFFGAVENSVFHSLGYKGENQIPVKELLIRLAPDLDLLPSSIHLANFTTPYERDDFELLKDALKPVRSSYKYIIIDCPPSLGLILENALIAADHVLIPIQTRAFSVQGLKDLHSTILKIKKKANPSLNLLGAVLNQYEDARALAGLADAIRKYFEVFDTVVYRRESIPQAQAKKKLLGEYDNKAMQMFSSLAEELMERISNG
- a CDS encoding putative porin, whose translation is MKIKQTSFLILALHFFSFSPIYSQISTSNSDETTKPFSTKEKPIIAEETFFKKLIRQSSFTILAGRNGGDNIFETGTKYPNLSGLKGGSRITYARDFNYAGLGFTLRWEKWEADLNLKTTGRYVNAGEGRDEDFFLGDPTVERGTKISTREFSYYDTPYTFIGSRNFADGKGRLSMKNNSQSLILRRYFGDGEADYRKEGKGFYLTGGFQYTFMKYILYDVFQFFDSSPVFLNRIGLGLSFSYSTYEFPLGLGYRYSNGEWVFETSFSGIFWTGHFRDFHYQRALNFIGDVSGFGIDFNIGAGKIFGNYLMFLKLNEHRLFGDGHFVTKGGLSESDILSQHLGHYKNYMNLKEWNIELSLTGFLY